In Chlamydia serpentis, the following are encoded in one genomic region:
- a CDS encoding sodium-dependent transporter, translating into MNKKHASFSSRLGFIFSMIGIAVGAGNIWRFPRVAAQNGDGAFLILWLGFLFLWSIPLIIIELSIGKLTQNAPIGALIKTAGKKFAWAGGFITLVTTCILAYYSTIVGWGLSYFYYAISGKIHVGNDFAQLWSSHYQSSIPLWAHLISLGLAYLVIRKGIVHGIEKCNKILIPAFFLCTITLLLRGVTLPGAFQGIKQLFTCDKSSFANYKVWIEALTQNAWDTGAGWGLLLVYAGFASKKTGVVANGALTAVCNNLVSLMMGIIIFSTCASLDILGTAQLQDGIGASSIGVTFIYLPELFTRLPGGDYLTILFSSIFFLAFSMAALSSMISMLFLLSQTLSEFGLKPYISETLATTIAFVLGIPSAFSLKFFMNQDTVWGIALIVNGLIFIYAAATYGLPKLRKEVINAVPGDLILNRAFDYTVKYLLPIEGVLLLGWYFYEGLFPKDGQWWNPFSLYSLGSLVLQWFLAFIILWKFNKKLYLRFFYYNHDRTS; encoded by the coding sequence ATGAATAAAAAACACGCCAGTTTTTCCTCTCGATTAGGATTTATATTTTCTATGATAGGAATTGCCGTTGGAGCAGGGAATATTTGGCGTTTCCCAAGAGTTGCTGCCCAAAACGGAGATGGTGCATTTCTTATTCTTTGGTTAGGTTTTTTATTTTTATGGTCAATCCCTCTGATTATTATCGAACTTTCTATCGGAAAACTAACCCAAAATGCCCCTATAGGAGCTTTAATTAAAACCGCTGGGAAAAAGTTTGCTTGGGCAGGGGGATTCATTACTCTCGTTACCACGTGTATACTTGCCTACTACTCCACAATTGTAGGTTGGGGGTTAAGTTACTTTTATTATGCAATTTCAGGAAAAATTCACGTAGGGAATGACTTTGCTCAGTTGTGGTCATCACACTATCAAAGTTCTATTCCCCTATGGGCGCACCTTATTTCTTTAGGTTTAGCCTATCTTGTAATTCGTAAAGGAATTGTTCACGGTATTGAAAAATGCAATAAAATCCTTATTCCTGCGTTCTTTCTATGCACTATTACTCTGCTTTTGCGAGGAGTCACTCTTCCAGGAGCCTTTCAAGGAATCAAACAACTCTTTACTTGTGACAAAAGTTCTTTTGCTAATTATAAAGTATGGATAGAAGCTCTCACTCAAAACGCTTGGGACACAGGTGCAGGATGGGGGCTGTTACTGGTTTATGCAGGGTTTGCCTCAAAGAAAACTGGCGTCGTCGCTAATGGGGCGCTAACCGCTGTATGTAATAATCTAGTTTCTTTAATGATGGGAATTATTATTTTTTCAACATGTGCTTCCCTTGATATTTTAGGAACAGCACAATTACAAGATGGAATAGGAGCTTCAAGTATAGGTGTCACCTTTATTTACCTGCCCGAGTTGTTCACTCGTCTTCCTGGAGGAGATTACTTAACAATACTATTCAGCTCTATTTTCTTCCTTGCATTTTCAATGGCTGCTCTTTCTTCCATGATTTCTATGCTCTTTCTTCTTTCACAAACATTATCAGAATTTGGATTAAAGCCCTATATTTCGGAGACCTTAGCAACAACTATAGCTTTTGTCCTAGGTATTCCCTCAGCATTCAGTCTAAAATTTTTTATGAACCAAGATACGGTTTGGGGAATTGCACTCATTGTAAATGGTCTGATCTTCATTTATGCTGCCGCAACCTATGGACTCCCTAAACTACGAAAGGAAGTTATTAATGCAGTTCCTGGGGATCTAATCCTAAATCGAGCTTTTGATTACACAGTAAAATATTTACTTCCAATCGAGGGAGTTCTTCTTTTAGGATGGTATTTTTACGAAGGACTCTTTCCTAAAGATGGTCAGTGGTGGAACCCTTTTTCTCTTTATAGTCTAGGAAGTTTGGTATTGCAATGGTTTTTGGCGTTTATCATTTTATGGAAATTTAATAAAAAACTATATTTAAGGTTTTTCTACTACAACCATGATAGGACGTCCTAA
- a CDS encoding dicarboxylate/amino acid:cation symporter, with amino-acid sequence MKKQRSYYTKNNLLLILSIFVGLGLGNLQLPWIFRSAECIANTFLKFLRLLSIPLVFCALGSTITSIQNFSTMITLGKRILYYTLLTTLIAASIGLGLFFLIRPHIISQETLSSSTHCNPLGYLDVLADTIPENILKPFITGNVISTACLACLLATASLFLKEKEKIFVQQFFNSFFSIFLNLARGGLKLLPIAMLGFSVLLFKEFKDQGNLPIFSKYLLCVVGANLAQGFIVLPVLLKINQVSPLKTAKAMSPALVTAFFSKSSAATLPLTMELAEDELKINTSLSRFSFPLCSVINMNGCAAFILITVFFVATSNGMVISPLMSLGWICIATLAAIGNAGVPMGCYFLTLSLLTSMNVPLSILGLILPFYTVLDMIETSLNVWSDCCVVSLANKQLSKTLSP; translated from the coding sequence ATGAAAAAACAACGCTCTTATTATACCAAAAATAATCTTTTGCTAATTCTTTCTATATTCGTCGGACTTGGTTTAGGAAACTTACAACTGCCCTGGATTTTTCGTTCTGCTGAGTGCATAGCCAACACTTTTTTGAAGTTCCTACGTTTACTCAGCATCCCCTTAGTATTCTGTGCTCTTGGTTCAACGATTACTTCTATACAAAACTTCAGCACCATGATAACTCTTGGGAAAAGAATTTTGTATTATACACTACTGACTACATTAATCGCTGCTTCTATCGGACTTGGTCTTTTCTTTTTAATCCGTCCCCATATAATCTCACAAGAGACTCTATCTTCAAGTACGCATTGTAATCCTTTAGGATATTTAGATGTTCTGGCTGATACGATTCCAGAAAATATTTTGAAGCCCTTTATTACAGGAAATGTAATCTCAACTGCCTGTTTAGCATGCCTATTAGCAACTGCAAGCCTATTCCTGAAAGAAAAAGAAAAAATCTTTGTTCAACAATTTTTTAATTCATTTTTTTCTATCTTTCTAAATCTTGCTAGAGGTGGCCTAAAACTTCTCCCTATAGCTATGCTTGGGTTCTCCGTTTTACTGTTTAAAGAGTTTAAGGATCAAGGAAACCTGCCTATTTTTAGTAAATATCTACTTTGTGTAGTGGGGGCGAACCTTGCACAAGGTTTTATCGTTCTCCCTGTACTACTTAAAATAAATCAAGTTTCCCCTTTAAAAACAGCGAAAGCAATGTCTCCTGCACTGGTTACAGCATTCTTTTCAAAATCATCGGCAGCAACTTTACCTCTGACTATGGAGCTTGCGGAAGATGAATTGAAAATAAATACGAGTCTTTCTCGATTTAGTTTTCCCTTATGTTCAGTAATTAATATGAATGGGTGCGCAGCTTTTATTTTAATTACCGTATTTTTTGTTGCCACTTCAAATGGAATGGTCATCTCACCATTGATGTCTTTAGGATGGATTTGTATTGCTACACTTGCAGCTATAGGGAATGCAGGTGTTCCCATGGGATGTTACTTCCTTACTCTCTCCCTCCTTACATCTATGAATGTTCCTTTATCTATATTGGGTCTTATTTTACCCTTTTATACTGTCTTAGACATGATAGAAACTTCTCTAAATGTCTGGTCTGATTGTTGCGTAGTCAGTTTAGCAAACAAACAACTCTCAAAAACACTTTCACCATAG
- the incB gene encoding inclusion membrane protein IncB: MSTPNIYQLSEQVALINNDVGILRTMLQEQETLNESTKQALDLSNTLAAHLLARGGGGLNPEELDKIKLAAGIVLSKADAEKKSGTSFPISAKSPCIFKKILATVLTVIAIIAIAILIACIIAVCGGFPALITLLNLYTIGACMALPIIGSVATATICLSLFGARSLLQPTLITCGKQ; this comes from the coding sequence ATGTCCACACCTAACATCTATCAGCTATCAGAACAAGTGGCCCTAATCAATAACGATGTAGGAATACTAAGGACAATGCTACAAGAACAAGAAACATTGAATGAATCTACAAAACAAGCTCTTGATCTTTCAAATACACTAGCTGCTCACCTATTAGCGAGGGGGGGAGGCGGATTAAACCCAGAGGAATTAGATAAAATCAAGTTAGCGGCTGGAATAGTTTTATCTAAAGCAGATGCAGAGAAAAAGTCCGGTACTTCTTTTCCAATTTCTGCTAAATCACCCTGCATCTTCAAAAAAATATTGGCAACCGTACTTACAGTAATTGCTATAATTGCAATTGCAATCCTTATAGCCTGCATCATTGCTGTTTGCGGAGGATTCCCTGCATTAATAACACTATTGAATCTATATACTATAGGTGCTTGTATGGCTTTACCAATTATAGGATCTGTAGCAACTGCTACTATTTGCTTGAGCTTATTTGGAGCTAGATCTTTACTTCAACCAACTTTGATTACCTGTGGAAAACAATAG